One Prunus dulcis chromosome 7, ALMONDv2, whole genome shotgun sequence DNA segment encodes these proteins:
- the LOC117635825 gene encoding protein QUIRKY, whose protein sequence is MPFLYVRVVKAKRGNGGATAEPVYAKLVIGMHSIKTKTQPSDKEWDQVFAFDKEGLNSTSLEVSVWAEAEEKKENEPPTKTETSLGTVSFDLQEVPKRVPPDSPLAPQWYTLESEKEAGNDVMLAVWIGTQADEAFQEAWQSDSGGLIPETRAKVYLSPKLWYLRLTVIQTQDLQLASGSEPKLKVRSPELYVKAQLGAQLFKTSRTSVGSTSSSSGNPTWNEDLVFVAAEPFEPFLVLTVEDVTNSQSVGHAKLHVPSVERRSDDRAEPKSRWLNLIGDESRPYAGRIHLRVCLEGGYHVLDEAAHVTSDVRAAAKQLAKPPIGLLEVGIRGATNLLPVKTKNGVRGTTDTYVVAKYGPKWVRTRTILDRFNPRWNEQYTWDVYDPCTVLTIGVFDNGRYKRDEAGKPEKDIRIGKIRVRLSTLDTNRVYKSSYSLTVLLPGGAKKMGEIEIAVRFSCSSWLNLIQAYTSPILPRMHYVRPLGPAQQDILRHTAMRIVTARLARSEPPLGQEVVQFMLDSDTHVWSMRRSKANWFRVVGCLSRAAMFARWLDGIRTWQHPPTTVLVHVLLVAVVLCPHLVFPTVFMYAFLILLLRCRYRQRAPANMDPRISYVDAVSPDELDEELDGFPSTRPSDVIRIRYDRLRALGGRAQTLLGDVAAQGERLEALFNWRDPRATGIFVVFCLVASLVFYVVPFKAFVLVSGFYYLRHPRFHDDMPSVPVNFFRRLPSLSDQIM, encoded by the coding sequence ATGCCGTTTCTTTACGTACGAGTTGTGAAAGCTAAGAGGGGCAATGGCGGCGCTACTGCCGAACCGGTTTACGCCAAGCTCGTGATCGGAATGCACAGCATCAAGACCAAGACCCAGCCAAGCGACAAAGAGTGGGACCAGGTCTTCGCCTTCGACAAGGAAGGCTTAAACTCGACCTCTCTGGAAGTTTCGGTGTGGGCAGAAGCggaggagaagaaggaaaacGAGCCTCCTACCAAAACAGAGACTTCTCTCGGAACGGTGTCGTTTGACTTGCAGGAGGTGCCTAAGCGAGTTCCGCCAGACAGCCCCTTGGCTCCGCAATGGTACACTCTGGAGTCGGAGAAGGAAGCTGGGAATGACGTCATGCTCGCCGTGTGGATAGGAACGCAGGCGGACGAGGCGTTTCAGGAGGCGTGGCAGTCGGATTCGGGTGGGTTGATACCCGAGACCCGAGCCAAGGTCTATTTGTCTCCCAAGctttggtatttgagactAACAGTCATCCAAACCCAGGATCTCCAGCTAGCTTCGGGATCCGAACCCAAGCTCAAGGTTCGGAGCCCAGAACTTTATGTCAAAGCTCAACTTGGCGCTCAGCTTTTCAAGACTAGTAGGACCTCCGTGGGCTCCACGTCATCAAGCTCCGGCAACCCCACTTGGAACGAAGACTTGGTTTTTGTAGCAGCTGAGCCGTTCGAGCCGTTTTTGGTTCTAACCGTGGAAGACGTGACTAATTCTCAGTCTGTGGGCCATGCGAAGCTCCACGTGCCCAGCGTTGAGAGGAGGAGCGATGATAGGGCTGAGCCGAAGTCCAGGTGGCTCAATCTGATTGGCGATGAGAGCCGTCCGTATGCCGGACGAATACATTTACGAGTTTGTTTGGAAGGTGGGTATCACGTGCTGGATGAGGCGGCGCACGTGACCAGTGATGTTAGAGCCGCGGCTAAGCAGCTAGCCAAGCCTCCTATTGGGTTGCTCGAAGTTGGTATTCGCGGGGCCACAAATTTGCTTCCGGTGAAGACCAAAAACGGTGTGCGAGGGACAACCGATACTTACGTGGTTGCCAAATACGGACCAAAGTGGGTCCGGACCCGAACCATTCTCGACCGATTTAATCCACGTTGGAACGAGCAGTACACTTGGGACGTATACGATCCTTGTACGGTCCTCACTATAGGAGTCTTCGACAACGGAAGGTACAAGCGCGACGAAGCTGGAAAACCCGAGAAAGATATTCGGATCGGGAAGATCCGCGTGCGGTTGTCCACTCTAGATACGAATCGGGTGTACAAAAGCTCATATTCCCTTACGGTGTTGCTTCCTGGTGGGGCCAAGAAAATGGGAGAGATTGAGATAGCCGTCCGATTTTCATGCTCATCTTGGCTTAATTTGATCCAAGCGTACACCAGCCCAATACTTCCCAGAATGCACTACGTCCGCCCGCTAGGCCCTGCGCAACAAGACATCCTGAGGCACACGGCCATGCGAATCGTTACGGCTCGGCTAGCGAGGTCTGAGCCGCCGTTGGGGCAAGAGGTGGTTCAGTTCATGTTGGACTCCGACACGCACGTGTGGAGCATGAGGAGAAGCAAGGCCAATTGGTTTCGCGTGGTGGGCTGCCTGTCACGTGCGGCTATGTTTGCCCGTTGGCTCGACGGAATCCGCACCTGGCAGCATCCACCCACCACTGTTTTGGTGCACGTGCTGCTCGTGGCAGTTGTGCTATGTCCGCATCTGGTGTTCCCCACCGTATTCATGTACGCCTTCTTGATCCTATTGCTGCGATGTCGATATAGGCAGAGGGCCCCGGCCAATATGGACCCAAGGATCTCTTACGTTGATGCGGTGAGCCCGGATGAGCTGGACGAGGAACTTGATGGGTTCCCGTCCACGCGACCGTCGGATGTAATACGCATCCGATACGATCGGCTGCGGGCATTAGGAGGTAGGGCCCAGACTCTGTTAGGTGACGTGGCAGCGCAAGGGGAGCGGTTGGAGGCGCTTTTTAATTGGAGGGACCCAAGAGCAACGGGCATATTTGTGGTGTTTTGTTTGGTGGCGTCTTTGGTGTTTTACGTGGTGCCGTTCAAGGCTTTTGTGTTGGTGTCAGGGTTCTATTACTTGCGCCACCCAAGGTTCCACGACGACATGCCGTCTGTTCCGGTCAACTTTTTTCGGCGACTTCCGTCTCTCTCTGACCAGATTATGTAG
- the LOC117634351 gene encoding beta-glucuronosyltransferase GlcAT14A gives MGIKAVALSFMLISIIFSFVYIPARLTIPIHNFRPIINYFNLPKSSNTTTKPYPVTFSYLISASKGDALKLKRLLYALYHPGNYYLIHMDYAAPEAEHRDIADFVAGDPVFGQVGNVWMLGKSNLVTYRGPTMLATTLHALALLLRTCKWDWFINLSASDYPLITQDDLMHSFSDLPRDLNFIQHSSRLGWKLNKRGKPVIIDPGLYSLNKSELWWAIKQRELPTAFKLYTGSAWTILSRSFAEYCIVGWDNFPRTLLLYYTNFVSSPEGYFQTVICNSQDYKNTTVNHDLHYITWDTPPKQHPRSLGLRDFPRMILSNRPFARKFKKNVPVLNKIDRELLKRHRGQFSYGGWCSGSKGQTQKMCSGLQGENYGGLRPGPGAKRLKSLLKKLLSTRRFQKQQCK, from the exons ATGGGTATCAAAGCAGTTGCGCTATCTTTCATgctaatttcaattattttctcttttgtatACATTCCAGCTAGATTAACAATACCCATCCACAATTTCAGGCCTATAATAAATTACTTCAACTTACCCAAATCCagcaacaccaccaccaagcCATATCCAGTCACATTTTCCTATCTAATCTCAGCATCCAAGGGTGATGCTCTGAAGCTCAAGCGCTTGCTGTATGCCCTCTACCATCCTGGAAATTACTATCTGATTCACATGGACTATGCAGCCCCAGAGGCTGAGCACAGGGACATTGCTGACTTTGTGGCTGGAGATCCAGTTTTTGGGCAAGTGGGTAATGTTTGGATGCTGGGAAAATCCAACTTGGTCACATATAGAGGGCCCACAATGCTGGCTACCACTCTTCATGCATTGGCTCTGCTCTTGAGGACTTGCAAATGGGATTGGTTTATCAATCTCAGTGCTTCTGATTATCCTCTAATCACTCAAGATG ATCTGATgcattcattttctgatttgcCAAGAGATCTCAATTTCATACAGCACAGTAGTCGCTTGGGGTGGAAGCT GAATAAAAGAGGGAAGCCAGTGATAATAGACCCAGGACTCTACAGCCTGAATAAATCAGAATTGTGGTGGGCTATTAAACAGAGGGAGCTCCCAACAGCTTTCAAGCTGTACACAG GTTCAGCTTGGACAATTCTCTCAAGATCTTTTGCCGAATATTGCATAGTGGGGTGGGACAATTTTCCAAGGACTCTCCTCCTCTACTACACCAACTTTGTGTCATCACCTGAAGGCTACTTCCAGACAGTCATATGCAACTCCCAGGACTACAAGAACACCACTGTCAACCATGACCTCCACTACATTACATGGGACACGCCTCCAAAGCAACATCCCAGGTCTCTAGGACTCAGAGATTTTCCAAGAATGATTCTAAGCAACCGTCCTTTTGCTCGAAAGTTCAAGAAAAACGTACCTGTTCTTAACAAAATCGATCGCGAACTTCTTAAACGACACCGTGGACAGTTTTCTTATGGGGGATGGTGTTCTGGGAGTAAAGGGCAGACGCAGAAGATGTGCTCAGGTTTGCAGGGTGAAAACTATGGTGGGTTAAGGCCCGGACCGGGGGCTAAGAGGTTGAAATCTTTGTTAAAAAAACTCCTCTCCACAAGGAGGTTTCAGAAGCAACAATGCAAATGA